In the genome of Pelobacter seleniigenes DSM 18267, one region contains:
- a CDS encoding peptidyl-prolyl cis-trans isomerase codes for MKFSKRLTVLSLFLLITSAASAMAFAGADQHSGGMSVDELGRDLAVELQIPLFDPSFAETPVASVQQQPVFLKDLTPALEQSQKILFWNRDTSPAELSRQFKQALDDRVKSSQTQPEQLTLYAATAIENGQLLRVSVPLFSPLFAETPVALVNEVPVTVAEFSQDLQSVHSEFSTNETASNADQNIQQLMERMIAVRLVEQEARNIGFDQTSQFRSQATEFAQKSLLYSLLNKQVEDLTLDEAQVNELYEKISLQGKFASFRFQQEADVTALQNAYKAGGDFDTLIAAAVAKGQAVPEQQQDYIPFKNLLTNIAAEASNMEIGAVSQIFRKADGFLIFKLLDKKFIEDPKALEFARNNVWKKQTATAGSAYIDSIIAAHTEYDTAAMDSLDFSKIKTANPDISLGDALQPLLTDQRTLVTIDEGTPATLTVAELAEKIKETYFHGVDTALDAKEANLKKEELLEDILFRIVGTAEAEKLGLHETAEYRRKIAEFERKTLFDIFMQKVITPEVRLTEDEIKGYYDSHLQDYMTPAMFRIKSLPFYSEQDAQSAAEKLRSGSDFKWVSANADGLVAVQNKDLLQFDRNILSLSSLPQNLQQQAAATKRGDTLLYADPNNFFYVLYFEDVFAAEPRPYQQVRKELLNIVYQNKVKKTLDEWVAKLKDAYETRIFLAAKSH; via the coding sequence ATGAAATTTTCAAAGCGCCTCACAGTATTATCCTTGTTCCTGCTCATCACTTCGGCGGCATCGGCAATGGCCTTTGCCGGAGCGGATCAGCACAGTGGCGGAATGTCCGTGGACGAACTTGGCCGCGACCTGGCCGTCGAGCTGCAAATCCCACTGTTTGACCCCTCTTTTGCGGAAACACCTGTGGCCAGCGTGCAGCAGCAGCCCGTTTTTCTGAAAGACCTGACCCCGGCGCTGGAACAATCCCAAAAAATCCTGTTCTGGAACCGGGACACCAGCCCCGCCGAACTGAGCAGGCAGTTCAAACAAGCGTTGGACGACCGGGTTAAAAGCAGCCAGACTCAGCCGGAGCAGCTGACCCTCTATGCCGCAACCGCTATTGAAAACGGCCAACTGCTACGAGTGAGCGTACCGCTGTTCTCGCCACTGTTTGCCGAAACCCCGGTTGCGCTGGTGAATGAAGTCCCGGTGACCGTGGCGGAGTTTTCCCAGGATCTGCAGTCCGTTCACAGTGAATTCTCCACGAACGAAACGGCAAGCAATGCAGACCAAAACATCCAGCAGCTCATGGAGCGCATGATTGCCGTCAGACTGGTCGAACAGGAAGCCCGCAATATCGGTTTTGACCAGACCAGTCAGTTCCGCTCTCAGGCCACCGAGTTTGCACAAAAAAGCCTGCTTTATTCCCTGCTCAACAAGCAGGTGGAAGACCTCACCCTTGATGAGGCGCAGGTGAACGAGCTTTATGAAAAAATTTCCCTGCAGGGGAAATTCGCCAGCTTCCGCTTCCAGCAGGAAGCTGATGTCACTGCGCTTCAGAACGCCTATAAAGCAGGGGGTGATTTCGACACCCTGATCGCAGCAGCTGTGGCCAAAGGTCAGGCCGTCCCTGAACAGCAACAGGATTATATTCCGTTCAAAAATCTGCTCACCAATATCGCCGCGGAAGCGAGCAACATGGAGATCGGTGCGGTCAGCCAGATTTTCAGAAAAGCGGATGGCTTCCTGATCTTCAAACTGCTCGACAAAAAATTTATCGAAGACCCCAAAGCTCTTGAGTTCGCCAGAAACAATGTCTGGAAAAAGCAGACAGCGACCGCCGGTTCCGCATATATCGACAGCATCATCGCTGCCCATACCGAGTATGACACCGCGGCCATGGACAGCCTCGACTTCAGCAAAATCAAGACAGCCAATCCGGATATCAGCCTGGGGGATGCGTTGCAACCGCTCCTGACCGATCAACGCACTCTGGTCACGATCGACGAAGGAACGCCGGCCACCCTGACCGTCGCCGAGTTGGCTGAAAAGATCAAGGAGACCTATTTTCACGGCGTCGACACCGCCCTTGACGCCAAGGAAGCCAATCTCAAGAAAGAGGAGCTGCTTGAGGACATCCTGTTTCGTATCGTCGGAACGGCCGAAGCAGAGAAACTGGGGCTGCATGAAACCGCCGAGTACCGGCGCAAGATTGCCGAGTTCGAGCGCAAGACCCTGTTCGATATCTTCATGCAGAAAGTCATCACCCCTGAGGTTCGCCTGACCGAAGATGAGATCAAAGGCTACTATGACAGCCATCTGCAGGATTACATGACCCCGGCCATGTTCAGGATCAAGAGTCTGCCTTTTTATTCCGAGCAGGACGCGCAAAGCGCCGCCGAAAAATTGCGCAGCGGCAGCGATTTCAAATGGGTGTCCGCCAATGCCGATGGCCTGGTCGCCGTACAGAACAAAGATCTGCTGCAATTTGACCGCAATATCCTCAGCCTGTCGTCACTCCCGCAAAATCTGCAGCAACAGGCCGCGGCAACCAAACGCGGCGATACCCTGTTGTACGCCGATCCGAATAACTTTTTTTACGTCCTGTATTTTGAAGACGTCTTCGCTGCCGAACCGCGTCCTTACCAGCAGGTGCGCAAGGAGCTTTTGAATATCGTTTATCAGAATAAAGTGAAAAAGACCCTTGACGAATGGGTTGCCAAGTTGAAAGACGCTTATGAAACCAGGATATTTCTTGCCGCGAAAAGCCACTGA
- a CDS encoding cytochrome c3 family protein — MRPVILLLAGIVLLSLFAPASGEAAKRSFGKKGCIDCHGDFAKQYLAKKNVHPVVKEQKCEECHLPHGIVPKLLLKESGNKICLLCHSKESIGLDQPVIHSALKNGKCETCHDPHASDNPFLLSSAGNDICFSCHQQEPFSKKVVHGIIKEEGCLACHKAHASAEENLLVEKPLELCLSCHSSTEKSFAKAHGGYPVEQKSCTTCHDPHSSDQANLLKSSVHTPVAEIGCDGCHESATAKEPFALLAQGAELCLNCHDNDNLTGGKKVEHAPFMAGDCLSCHNPHTSPYPQLLVAQGNKLCFECHAEKNTKLQFPHAPVDSERGCLSCHQPHAAEYAGLVSAPPEGELCLTCHTETKKNLAKMPQQHQPVADNMCTSCHNPHGSNGEHILSRRADQICYECHVEAQENFTQAVIHQPVKNGSCLSCHNGHGGDNQAFVKVRGADLCAECHDTLLQPGEKENEHTPFADRECQTCHNPHASPFAGMLTDSQTTLCGTCHSDLTDALAKAVSQHQPVGQGQCSSCHNPHKSALPNLLLASDKDLCLACHKEIKTKMEDGRTHAPAGQDCMTCHRPHFAELTPLLTKPQKDLCAECHELTDQTFLSSHAGIAAEAINCVNCHNPHASKDPKYFKDVMHAPFAARSCEPCHVAGQ, encoded by the coding sequence ATGCGACCGGTCATCCTGTTGTTAGCGGGGATTGTCCTGCTAAGCCTGTTTGCCCCGGCAAGCGGCGAAGCGGCAAAACGCTCCTTCGGCAAAAAAGGCTGTATTGATTGTCACGGAGATTTTGCCAAACAATACCTGGCAAAGAAAAACGTTCATCCGGTGGTCAAAGAGCAGAAATGTGAAGAGTGCCACCTTCCTCATGGGATTGTTCCTAAACTGCTGCTGAAGGAATCGGGCAATAAAATCTGCCTGCTTTGTCATAGTAAAGAGTCGATCGGCCTGGATCAGCCGGTTATCCATTCGGCGCTGAAAAATGGCAAATGCGAAACCTGCCACGACCCGCACGCTTCGGATAATCCCTTCCTGCTCAGCAGCGCCGGCAACGATATCTGCTTCAGTTGTCATCAGCAGGAACCGTTCAGCAAAAAAGTGGTCCATGGCATCATCAAGGAAGAGGGCTGCCTGGCCTGCCACAAAGCCCATGCTTCGGCTGAAGAAAATCTCCTGGTTGAAAAACCGCTTGAGCTGTGCCTCTCCTGTCACAGCAGCACGGAGAAAAGCTTTGCCAAAGCTCATGGCGGATACCCGGTCGAACAAAAAAGCTGTACCACCTGCCATGACCCGCATTCGTCCGACCAGGCCAATCTGCTTAAAAGCAGTGTCCACACACCGGTTGCAGAAATCGGTTGCGACGGCTGCCATGAATCGGCGACAGCCAAAGAGCCCTTTGCCCTGCTGGCCCAAGGCGCTGAACTGTGCCTGAACTGCCACGACAACGACAATCTGACCGGCGGGAAAAAGGTCGAACACGCGCCGTTCATGGCCGGAGACTGCCTGTCCTGTCATAACCCGCATACCTCCCCTTACCCGCAACTGCTGGTGGCGCAGGGCAACAAGCTGTGCTTTGAATGCCATGCCGAAAAGAACACCAAGCTGCAGTTTCCCCACGCCCCGGTCGATTCCGAGCGCGGCTGTCTCTCTTGTCATCAGCCGCACGCCGCGGAATATGCCGGGCTGGTTTCGGCCCCGCCGGAAGGGGAGCTGTGCCTGACCTGCCATACGGAGACCAAAAAGAATCTGGCAAAAATGCCTCAGCAGCACCAGCCGGTCGCGGACAACATGTGCACCAGCTGCCATAACCCGCATGGCTCCAACGGGGAACATATCCTGTCTCGGCGTGCCGATCAGATCTGCTACGAATGTCATGTCGAAGCACAGGAAAACTTTACCCAGGCGGTGATTCATCAACCGGTGAAAAATGGCAGCTGCCTGAGCTGTCACAACGGTCATGGCGGCGACAATCAGGCCTTTGTCAAAGTCCGAGGTGCCGACCTGTGCGCCGAATGTCACGACACCCTGCTGCAGCCGGGCGAAAAGGAAAACGAACACACGCCGTTTGCCGACCGGGAGTGCCAGACCTGCCACAACCCGCATGCCAGTCCGTTTGCCGGCATGTTGACAGATAGTCAGACCACACTCTGCGGAACCTGTCACAGCGATCTGACCGATGCCCTCGCAAAAGCAGTCAGTCAGCACCAGCCGGTTGGACAGGGGCAGTGCAGCAGCTGTCACAACCCGCACAAATCGGCGCTGCCGAATCTGCTACTGGCCAGTGATAAAGACCTCTGCCTGGCCTGCCATAAAGAGATCAAAACCAAGATGGAAGATGGACGCACCCATGCGCCGGCCGGACAGGATTGCATGACCTGCCACCGACCTCATTTTGCAGAGCTGACGCCGCTTTTGACCAAACCGCAAAAGGATCTCTGCGCCGAGTGTCATGAACTCACCGACCAGACTTTCCTCAGTAGCCATGCCGGGATTGCCGCTGAGGCCATCAACTGCGTGAATTGCCATAATCCACATGCGTCCAAAGATCCGAAATACTTCAAGGATGTGATGCATGCGCCGTTTGCGGCCAGATCCTGTGAGCCATGTCACGTGGCCGGACAGTAA
- a CDS encoding cytochrome c3 family protein, giving the protein MKSLLLIFSCVAILLTLPGGALAEAKNPFNLAPGARGKLCLSCHEGFKKTMNKKFIHTPLAEGDCTGCHNPHAADHGKLLAEDATQICFSCHDGLVPVNARSSHQIVSEGKCVSCHDPHASDNKMNLLQSENQLCFSCHKELAQKIAQNKVPHSPVSDDCLTCHSPHASADNPSLLQAKAPELCLQCHDASKKTFKIQHVNYPVEQADCTSCHNPHGSNTQAMLYDNVHEPLSQRMCKQCHEEPTSATPFATLKNSFELCQGCHYDMMNDTFNKDRIHWPVVDQVGCLNCHTPHASSEAKLMKAPLKQVCNTCHSDTVARQERSLTKHQPIEDGECSTCHAPHSSNNPFILNEGSVINICGQCHDWQTHSTHPIGAEVTDPRNPNLTLDCLSCHRTHGTEYQHFIYNETVNDLCVQCHTKYRR; this is encoded by the coding sequence ATGAAATCATTGCTGCTGATATTTTCCTGTGTTGCCATCCTCCTGACCTTGCCCGGTGGCGCCCTGGCCGAAGCGAAGAACCCCTTCAACCTGGCTCCCGGAGCCAGGGGAAAGCTCTGTCTGAGTTGCCATGAGGGGTTCAAGAAGACGATGAACAAAAAGTTCATCCATACCCCCCTGGCGGAGGGTGATTGCACCGGCTGCCATAATCCCCACGCCGCCGACCATGGCAAGCTGCTGGCTGAAGATGCTACGCAGATCTGCTTCAGCTGTCATGACGGGCTGGTCCCGGTCAATGCCCGCAGTTCTCATCAGATCGTCAGTGAAGGCAAATGCGTGTCCTGCCATGACCCGCATGCCTCCGACAATAAAATGAATCTACTCCAGTCGGAAAACCAGCTCTGCTTCAGCTGCCACAAGGAGCTCGCTCAGAAAATCGCCCAAAACAAGGTGCCGCACTCTCCGGTCAGCGATGATTGTCTGACCTGTCACAGCCCCCATGCTTCGGCCGACAACCCCAGCCTGCTGCAGGCCAAAGCCCCGGAACTCTGCCTGCAGTGCCACGATGCAAGCAAAAAGACCTTCAAAATCCAGCATGTCAATTATCCGGTGGAACAGGCCGATTGTACCTCCTGTCATAACCCGCACGGTTCCAATACCCAGGCCATGCTGTATGACAATGTTCATGAACCGCTCAGTCAGCGCATGTGCAAGCAGTGTCATGAGGAACCGACCTCGGCAACGCCGTTTGCAACGCTCAAGAACAGCTTCGAACTCTGCCAGGGCTGCCATTACGACATGATGAACGATACCTTCAACAAGGATCGGATTCATTGGCCGGTGGTCGACCAGGTCGGTTGCCTGAACTGCCACACGCCCCATGCCTCGAGCGAAGCGAAACTGATGAAAGCTCCATTGAAACAGGTTTGCAACACCTGCCACAGCGATACCGTGGCCCGGCAGGAGCGCTCCCTGACCAAGCACCAGCCCATCGAGGATGGCGAATGCAGTACCTGTCATGCTCCGCACAGTTCAAACAATCCTTTTATTCTGAACGAAGGATCGGTGATCAACATCTGCGGACAGTGCCATGACTGGCAGACCCACTCGACGCACCCGATCGGTGCCGAAGTGACCGATCCGCGCAATCCGAACCTGACCCTGGACTGCCTGAGCTGTCACCGTACCCACGGTACGGAATACCAGCACTTCATCTACAACGAGACGGTGAACGATCTGTGTGTGCAGTGCCATACCAAGTACCGGAGGTAA
- a CDS encoding NHL repeat-containing protein, protein MKRILILILVLSVLTPALQAGAAGQIKLKYVGSIYTDAAGAALNHPAGVTVTKDLLLVADSGGKRVLSYRYQQGEVKPDQVYPLPEMFPLMVEPAGNGQLYVLDGRAKAIFVLDANGKVKGKYPAKGLPDTSRIIPRSIRSGSDGTLLVLDIFSARVLIFAGDGQFLRQLPFPALAGAIADLCMDRQGNIYLLDSVQAALWVARSGTDQFAPLTVGMKENMNFPTSLATDNLGNLLLVDKHGSGLAIVGTDGAFAGRRLSMGWSDSNLYYPSQISISDSGDLFIADTANNRIQHFNISE, encoded by the coding sequence ATGAAAAGAATCCTGATCCTGATCCTGGTCCTGAGTGTCCTGACGCCAGCCTTACAGGCCGGCGCGGCTGGCCAGATCAAATTGAAATATGTCGGCAGCATTTACACCGATGCCGCCGGAGCAGCCCTGAACCATCCGGCCGGCGTCACCGTCACCAAGGACCTGCTGCTGGTCGCCGACAGCGGGGGGAAACGCGTGCTCAGCTATCGCTATCAGCAAGGAGAGGTCAAACCGGACCAGGTCTATCCCCTGCCCGAGATGTTTCCCCTGATGGTCGAACCGGCGGGCAATGGTCAATTGTACGTGCTTGATGGTCGGGCCAAGGCAATTTTCGTGCTCGACGCCAATGGCAAGGTCAAGGGCAAGTATCCGGCCAAGGGGCTGCCGGACACCAGCCGCATCATCCCGCGCAGCATCAGGTCCGGGAGTGACGGGACCCTGCTGGTGCTCGATATCTTTTCCGCTCGGGTGCTGATCTTCGCCGGGGACGGACAGTTCCTGCGCCAGTTGCCTTTTCCGGCCCTGGCCGGCGCGATTGCCGACCTGTGCATGGACCGCCAGGGGAACATTTACCTGCTCGACAGTGTCCAGGCTGCGCTCTGGGTCGCCCGCAGCGGTACCGACCAGTTTGCCCCCCTGACCGTGGGGATGAAAGAGAATATGAACTTTCCCACCAGCCTGGCGACGGACAATCTGGGCAACCTGCTGCTGGTCGACAAACATGGCAGCGGGCTGGCTATTGTCGGGACCGACGGAGCTTTCGCCGGCCGCCGGCTGAGCATGGGCTGGAGTGACAGCAACCTCTATTACCCGAGCCAGATCAGTATCAGTGACTCCGGGGATCTGTTCATCGCCGATACGGCCAACAACCGTATCCAGCATTTCAATATCTCCGAATAA
- a CDS encoding cytochrome c3 family protein, with protein MKKAAPTPAEIRLSTPYKVIVPGFILVALLLAVIALTAPGGDQATDEQCIMCHVDIYDRALRDQYIHAPVFERQCAICHLAEGADLTVSSGQHDALFSGTVVSQEILWRKARILPAATVPVSDHLVSLPQLPQQTSYRFRILVSPAARSANDSVSASLWLGLKAADTSTLVLPQKIDLAAGLDSEIAAAVTSAELFRDGTTLYVSWQTTLPMHGWIELQELNGVELGAPLAQTTDQLQSSAHPALQDPAELAISVCYRCHAEATLGTSHPVRLYGGRDVRIPDDLPTVNGMLTCVTCHNPHSAPGEMLVRETIKTKLCVACHTKYKNSSPATMFQ; from the coding sequence GTGAAGAAAGCTGCACCCACTCCAGCCGAAATAAGGCTTTCAACACCCTATAAAGTCATTGTTCCCGGTTTTATACTGGTGGCGCTGCTGCTCGCAGTGATCGCGTTGACAGCCCCGGGCGGCGATCAGGCCACCGACGAACAATGCATCATGTGCCATGTCGACATTTATGACCGGGCGTTACGGGATCAATATATCCACGCCCCGGTCTTTGAACGCCAATGCGCCATCTGCCACCTGGCCGAGGGGGCGGACCTCACGGTTTCCTCCGGTCAGCATGACGCATTGTTTTCCGGGACGGTCGTAAGCCAGGAGATTCTCTGGCGCAAAGCGCGGATTCTTCCGGCTGCGACCGTCCCGGTTAGCGATCACCTGGTCAGCCTGCCGCAGCTCCCACAGCAGACCAGCTACCGGTTTCGAATCTTGGTCAGTCCCGCGGCCAGATCCGCCAATGACTCCGTCTCCGCCAGCCTCTGGCTGGGCCTGAAAGCAGCGGATACCAGCACGCTCGTCCTGCCCCAAAAAATCGATCTGGCCGCCGGTCTGGACAGCGAGATCGCCGCAGCAGTGACCTCGGCAGAGCTGTTTCGGGATGGGACAACCCTTTATGTCTCCTGGCAGACAACGCTGCCGATGCATGGCTGGATCGAACTCCAGGAACTTAACGGAGTCGAGCTGGGCGCCCCCCTGGCCCAGACCACGGACCAGCTGCAAAGCAGCGCCCATCCGGCCCTGCAGGATCCCGCCGAGCTGGCCATCAGCGTCTGTTACCGATGCCATGCCGAGGCCACTCTGGGAACCTCGCACCCGGTCCGCCTCTACGGTGGCCGCGATGTCCGCATCCCGGACGATTTACCGACCGTCAACGGCATGCTCACCTGTGTCACCTGTCACAATCCGCACAGTGCACCGGGGGAGATGCTGGTCCGTGAAACGATCAAGACCAAACTCTGTGTCGCCTGTCACACCAAATACAAAAACAGCTCACCCGCCACCATGTTTCAATGA
- a CDS encoding sensor domain-containing diguanylate cyclase, which produces MKKTWTFGIFGIVLTLSLIGYNFHLQKQVILKEAQVTMGNLLSFVEMDLERSFFGLDQVFLGLENYLAVTSPANSLDAPQVKGVINDLLKKNSYLTALIDLDRNGQILHWNNSRKKPDLSGRDYFTVHQKQILNGLYIGKPQPSVVNRNQTIFGISRAIRGSDGRLQQVLAAILDVKYFYQQYEKLFVRADSQLTISSLEGDVYVQIPAGGNVVPAPAMAELIAGCDPHLLTDEDFCFHATNDGKQLVTGRKLAGYPLLVRVSKTEDAILRGWRESAWTFALLGVFVSVVLLLLTFRITQYQRRQHEIQNELRQQAVTDPLTGLFNRRYVFEQSRLEIKKSRRSGAPLSLILLDLDHFKEINDNFGHESGDKVLKSVAGLLKDNSRESDIICRFGGEEFLLVLPATELTGAMTMAGSIRKALQQSVHYGPHGEFNVTGSFGVTQLGAAEEDLTAGLRRADELLYKAKKIGRNTVQWAPPAKS; this is translated from the coding sequence ATGAAAAAAACCTGGACTTTCGGGATTTTCGGTATTGTGCTGACGCTGTCTCTGATCGGTTACAATTTCCATTTGCAAAAACAGGTGATCCTGAAAGAAGCCCAGGTCACCATGGGCAACCTGCTCAGCTTTGTCGAAATGGATCTGGAAAGGTCTTTTTTTGGTCTGGACCAGGTCTTTCTCGGTCTGGAAAATTACCTTGCCGTAACTTCCCCGGCTAATTCGCTTGACGCCCCGCAGGTCAAAGGGGTTATCAATGACCTGCTGAAAAAGAATTCCTACCTTACGGCTTTGATCGATCTGGATCGTAACGGACAGATTCTGCACTGGAACAATTCCAGGAAAAAACCGGACCTCAGTGGTCGCGATTACTTTACTGTCCACCAGAAGCAGATTCTGAACGGGCTCTACATCGGCAAACCGCAGCCATCGGTCGTCAACAGGAACCAGACCATTTTCGGGATCAGCCGCGCGATCCGCGGCAGTGACGGACGGCTGCAGCAGGTCCTTGCCGCGATCCTGGATGTCAAATATTTTTATCAGCAATACGAAAAGCTCTTTGTCCGGGCGGACAGTCAACTGACCATCTCCTCGTTGGAGGGGGATGTCTATGTGCAAATTCCAGCTGGCGGCAACGTCGTTCCAGCTCCGGCCATGGCGGAGCTGATCGCCGGCTGCGACCCCCATTTGTTAACCGACGAAGATTTCTGTTTTCATGCCACTAACGATGGAAAACAACTGGTCACAGGGCGCAAACTGGCAGGTTACCCCCTGCTGGTCAGGGTGTCGAAAACCGAAGATGCCATTCTTCGTGGCTGGCGCGAGAGTGCCTGGACTTTTGCCCTGCTCGGCGTTTTTGTCAGTGTGGTGTTGCTGCTCTTGACCTTTCGAATTACCCAGTATCAGCGCCGCCAGCATGAGATTCAGAATGAGCTGCGTCAGCAGGCGGTCACTGACCCCCTGACCGGGTTGTTCAACCGGCGCTATGTGTTCGAGCAATCCCGCCTGGAGATTAAAAAATCCCGGCGCAGCGGTGCGCCCCTCTCCCTGATTCTGCTCGACCTTGATCATTTTAAAGAAATCAACGATAACTTCGGCCACGAGAGTGGCGACAAGGTTCTGAAATCCGTTGCCGGATTGTTGAAAGACAACTCTCGGGAGAGCGATATCATCTGTCGTTTCGGCGGAGAAGAATTTTTGCTGGTGTTGCCCGCGACGGAATTGACCGGAGCGATGACCATGGCCGGCAGTATCCGCAAGGCTCTGCAGCAGTCTGTCCATTACGGTCCGCATGGGGAGTTTAATGTGACCGGCAGCTTCGGGGTGACTCAACTGGGCGCGGCGGAAGAAGACCTGACGGCCGGCTTGCGCCGCGCTGATGAACTGCTCTACAAAGCCAAAAAAATCGGCCGCAACACGGTTCAATGGGCTCCGCCGGCGAAGTCTTGA
- a CDS encoding ammonium transporter, with amino-acid sequence MKKTVLTLATLLLVPSLALAADAELSYVLNTFSFLVMGVLVMWMAAGFGMLESGLVRSKNVATICLKNISLFGIAGILFYLIGYNLMYAGVDGGFIGSFGLWGPDDAAALSGDYAAGYAASSDWFFQMVFCGAACSVVSGCVAERIKLWSFLAFCVVLTGVIYPIQGSWVWGGGWLSEMGFTDYAGSTLVHSVGGWAALTGAIILGARKGKYGKDGRVNPFPGSNIPLATLGTFILWMGWYGFNGGSVLALGNAASAIEMSNVMVNTNLAACGGMIAAMILVQIMYKKVDVTMALNGALAGLVSITAGPATPSLGAATLIGAVGGILVVLAVPFFDKLKIDDVVGALSVHLVCGVWGTLAVPITNSEASFVTQFIGVVSIGAFVIVTTSIVWLVLKYTVGLRVSEEEEMLGCDSVEIGMEAYPDFQRVSSGRAGVSSHGVNAA; translated from the coding sequence ATGAAAAAAACGGTCCTGACCCTGGCGACGCTTCTGCTCGTCCCGAGCCTGGCCCTGGCAGCCGATGCCGAGCTGTCCTATGTTTTGAATACCTTTTCCTTTCTGGTCATGGGGGTGCTGGTGATGTGGATGGCCGCTGGGTTCGGCATGCTCGAATCCGGTCTGGTGCGCTCGAAGAACGTCGCCACCATCTGTCTGAAGAATATTTCCCTGTTCGGGATCGCCGGGATCCTCTTCTACCTGATCGGCTACAATCTGATGTACGCCGGGGTGGACGGCGGGTTCATCGGTAGTTTCGGGCTCTGGGGGCCGGATGACGCCGCGGCCCTGTCCGGCGACTATGCCGCCGGTTACGCCGCCTCATCCGACTGGTTCTTCCAGATGGTGTTCTGCGGCGCGGCCTGTTCGGTGGTCTCCGGCTGCGTGGCCGAGCGGATCAAGCTGTGGTCGTTCCTGGCCTTCTGCGTGGTGCTGACCGGGGTCATCTATCCGATCCAGGGATCTTGGGTGTGGGGCGGCGGCTGGCTGTCCGAGATGGGGTTCACCGACTACGCCGGGTCGACCCTGGTCCACTCGGTGGGCGGCTGGGCCGCGCTGACCGGGGCGATCATCCTCGGTGCGCGCAAAGGCAAGTACGGCAAGGACGGGCGGGTCAACCCCTTCCCCGGTTCCAACATCCCCCTGGCCACCCTGGGCACCTTCATCCTGTGGATGGGCTGGTACGGGTTTAACGGCGGCTCGGTGCTGGCCCTGGGCAACGCCGCCAGCGCCATCGAAATGTCCAACGTCATGGTCAACACCAACCTGGCCGCCTGCGGCGGGATGATCGCCGCGATGATCCTGGTGCAGATCATGTACAAAAAGGTCGACGTGACCATGGCCCTGAACGGCGCGTTGGCCGGGCTGGTGTCGATCACCGCCGGGCCGGCGACCCCGTCGCTGGGCGCCGCGACCCTGATCGGCGCGGTCGGCGGGATCCTGGTGGTGTTGGCCGTACCGTTCTTCGATAAGCTCAAGATCGATGACGTGGTCGGCGCCTTGTCGGTTCACCTGGTGTGCGGGGTCTGGGGCACCCTGGCGGTGCCGATCACCAACTCCGAAGCGAGCTTCGTGACCCAGTTCATCGGTGTGGTCTCCATCGGTGCCTTCGTGATCGTAACCACCTCTATCGTCTGGCTGGTGCTGAAGTATACGGTCGGGCTCCGGGTCAGTGAAGAGGAAGAGATGCTTGGCTGCGACTCGGTTGAAATCGGTATGGAAGCCTACCCTGACTTCCAACGCGTCAGCAGCGGTCGGGCCGGCGTTTCAAGTCATGGTGTCAATGCGGCTTAG
- a CDS encoding P-II family nitrogen regulator yields MKKVECIIKPFKLDDVKAAITDLGISGMTVSEVRGFGRQKGHTELYRGAEYQIDFIPKIKIELVVSDDQVDGLVSAIQREACTGRIGDGKIFVSAIEQSIRIRTGESGEDSL; encoded by the coding sequence ATGAAAAAAGTAGAATGTATCATCAAGCCGTTCAAGCTGGACGATGTCAAAGCGGCGATCACCGATCTCGGGATCAGTGGCATGACGGTCAGCGAAGTACGCGGTTTCGGCCGCCAGAAAGGGCACACCGAACTCTACCGCGGTGCCGAATACCAGATCGACTTCATTCCCAAGATCAAGATTGAACTGGTGGTCTCCGACGACCAGGTCGACGGGCTGGTCAGCGCCATTCAGCGCGAAGCCTGCACCGGCCGCATCGGCGACGGCAAAATCTTCGTCAGCGCCATCGAACAGTCGATCAGGATCCGGACCGGCGAATCCGGGGAAGATTCCCTCTGA